One genomic window of Acidobacteriota bacterium includes the following:
- the fdhD gene encoding formate dehydrogenase accessory sulfurtransferase FdhD, translating into MTAEVVLVEDGVATEIPDAIAAEEPLEIRLVAGGEMRTAAVTMRTPGADRELALGFLLSEGVIQRREDVAAIGHLPRGGDGSENVLVVRLRDGLEPPSQTLERHFLTTSACGLCGKSSLQALELPRHPELPPGPRIPATVLYQLPEALRRAQGVFATTGGLHAAGLFDTGGELLACREDVGRHNALDKLLGHALEQGWLPLHRHLVMVSGRASFELVQKCLLAEAPVLCAVSAPSSLAVATARRFRLTLVGFLRERRCNIYSEIQRIISES; encoded by the coding sequence ATGACCGCCGAGGTGGTGCTGGTGGAAGACGGCGTGGCCACCGAGATCCCCGACGCCATCGCCGCGGAGGAGCCGCTGGAGATCCGGCTGGTGGCCGGGGGAGAGATGCGCACCGCGGCGGTGACCATGCGCACCCCCGGCGCCGACCGCGAGCTGGCTCTGGGCTTTCTGCTCTCCGAGGGGGTGATCCAGCGTCGGGAGGACGTCGCCGCCATCGGCCATCTGCCCCGCGGCGGCGACGGCAGCGAGAACGTCTTGGTGGTCCGCCTGCGGGACGGGCTGGAACCCCCCTCCCAAACCCTCGAGCGGCACTTCCTCACCACCAGCGCCTGCGGGCTGTGCGGCAAATCGAGTCTCCAAGCCCTGGAGCTACCCCGGCACCCCGAGCTGCCGCCGGGCCCTCGGATTCCGGCGACAGTGCTCTACCAGCTGCCGGAGGCCCTGCGCCGAGCCCAAGGGGTCTTTGCCACCACCGGCGGCCTCCACGCCGCGGGCCTGTTCGACACCGGCGGCGAGCTGCTGGCCTGCCGCGAGGATGTGGGCCGGCACAACGCCCTGGACAAATTGCTTGGCCATGCTTTGGAGCAGGGCTGGCTGCCGCTGCACCGGCATCTGGTGATGGTGAGCGGCCGCGCCAGCTTCGAGCTGGTACAAAAATGTCTGCTCGCGGAGGCTCCGGTGCTCTGCGCGGTCTCTGCTCCCAGCAGCCTGGCGGTGGCCACCGCCCGCCGCTTCCGCCTGACCTTGGTGGGATTCTTACGTGAGCGTAGGTGCAATATCTACAGTGAGATCCAGCGAATCATCTCGG